A window of the Microvirga terrae genome harbors these coding sequences:
- a CDS encoding toprim domain-containing protein — MTLLRTYARLLNGAVVGQQIVFPAPGHSKRDRSASLKFSPQAPGGFIVHSFAGDNPLPIRDHVRECLGRAILQGTLFIAPVSTPAAAKDLRSRALAVWRESQDPRGTRVEAYFQNRKIELIEQASGETVRYHPACPFAGEYVPAMVCLIRDIVTNEPKAIHRTALTPQGDKAQVRGQSRLSLGPVAGGAIKFTPDEEVTTCLGIGEGLESALSLRHTPEFSSSPVWSLISAGGIEHFPVLAGIECLWIAVDHDETGLRVARSTGRRWQASGAEVFLATPSTAGADLNDVLMAGGI, encoded by the coding sequence ATGACACTTCTGAGGACGTATGCCCGGTTACTCAACGGTGCTGTCGTTGGGCAACAAATCGTCTTTCCCGCCCCAGGGCATTCCAAGCGGGACCGGTCAGCATCACTCAAGTTCAGCCCTCAGGCCCCAGGCGGTTTCATCGTCCACTCCTTTGCGGGTGATAATCCGCTTCCGATCCGGGACCATGTCCGTGAGTGCCTCGGGCGGGCCATCCTTCAAGGAACGCTATTCATAGCGCCTGTTAGCACTCCCGCTGCAGCCAAAGACCTTCGTAGCCGAGCTCTCGCTGTTTGGAGGGAGAGCCAGGATCCGCGGGGTACAAGAGTTGAGGCCTATTTCCAGAATCGGAAGATTGAGCTCATTGAGCAGGCGTCGGGCGAGACGGTTCGCTACCATCCCGCTTGCCCCTTTGCTGGCGAGTACGTGCCAGCGATGGTGTGTCTGATCCGTGACATTGTGACAAACGAGCCGAAGGCGATCCATCGCACGGCTCTCACCCCTCAGGGCGACAAGGCACAAGTCAGAGGTCAGAGTCGCCTTAGTCTGGGACCAGTGGCAGGTGGTGCCATCAAGTTCACACCCGACGAGGAGGTAACAACCTGTCTCGGCATTGGTGAGGGGCTCGAAAGTGCTCTCAGCCTCCGCCACACACCAGAGTTCAGTTCCTCCCCTGTGTGGTCACTGATCTCAGCAGGCGGGATTGAGCACTTCCCGGTTCTTGCGGGTATCGAGTGTCTCTGGATTGCCGTCGACCACGACGAGACCGGGTTGAGGGTGGCTCGTTCAACCGGGCGGCGCTGGCAAGCGTCCGGAGCCGAGGTGTTCCTGGCAACCCCTTCGACCGCTGGTGCCGATTTGAACGATGTTCTGATGGCGGGAGGGATCTGA
- a CDS encoding DUF1254 domain-containing protein: MTSRCVIRSFLLSAAASVLPLSVGPALAYGPSPTYSADVPAWITTPDSVETRIGPLRFRNGVPDEDTVRRVYDQLDFSRGVEAFLTGMPATSVRALCNGIEQAGVKRNQAFGITEDLMDARSLFLTPNTTTVYGFTCLDLRNGPMVLQVPTGVLGTVDDAYFRWVKDIGVTGPDGGRGGEYLYVPPGYTGDLPSDGYFIARPRTNTLLVFFRAFVKGGDIAAAVQHVEAGANVFPLYATSESGEPAKAQFINTSGVKFNTISANTFRFYEELNEVVQTEPADFLDPDQVGLFAAIGIRKGHRFAPDARMKGILTDAVAVGNATGRSFLFASRDQQAKFYPDRQWVTAFVGGSYLFQEGAERLLDAKSMFFYYATGITPAMAMARVGSGSAYAATFRDATGRYFDGVKTYKVRLPGPIPAKEFWSFVVYDNQTRSLLETDQKLAGVDSTQPGLKTDPDGSATVWFAPKAPAGQERNWVQTMPGKGWNVLLRLYGPLEPWFDKSWKPGDIELVE, from the coding sequence ATGACAAGCCGCTGCGTGATCCGTTCCTTCCTGCTGTCCGCTGCCGCCAGTGTGCTGCCCCTGTCCGTCGGACCAGCCTTGGCCTACGGCCCGTCCCCCACATACTCGGCCGACGTCCCCGCCTGGATCACCACGCCGGACAGCGTCGAGACGCGGATCGGCCCCCTCCGGTTCCGCAACGGCGTCCCTGACGAGGACACCGTCAGGCGCGTCTATGATCAGCTTGATTTCTCCCGCGGGGTCGAGGCGTTCCTGACCGGCATGCCGGCAACCTCCGTGCGCGCCCTCTGCAACGGCATCGAGCAAGCCGGGGTCAAGCGGAACCAGGCGTTCGGCATCACCGAAGACCTCATGGATGCCCGCTCCCTCTTCCTGACCCCCAACACGACCACCGTCTACGGCTTCACCTGTCTCGACCTCCGGAATGGCCCGATGGTGCTCCAGGTGCCGACGGGCGTCTTGGGGACGGTTGACGATGCCTATTTCCGCTGGGTGAAGGACATCGGAGTGACCGGGCCTGACGGCGGCCGGGGTGGAGAGTATCTCTACGTTCCGCCCGGCTACACCGGCGATCTGCCATCGGACGGCTATTTCATTGCCAGGCCGCGCACCAACACCCTGCTCGTGTTCTTCCGGGCGTTCGTGAAGGGCGGCGACATCGCGGCGGCGGTTCAACACGTCGAAGCCGGCGCCAACGTGTTTCCGCTCTATGCGACGTCGGAAAGCGGGGAGCCCGCGAAAGCGCAGTTCATCAACACCTCCGGGGTGAAGTTCAACACGATCAGTGCCAACACATTCCGCTTCTACGAGGAGTTGAACGAGGTCGTGCAGACCGAGCCCGCCGATTTTCTCGATCCCGATCAGGTCGGGCTCTTCGCTGCGATCGGCATCAGGAAAGGACATCGCTTCGCGCCCGATGCCCGGATGAAGGGCATCCTGACCGATGCAGTCGCTGTCGGCAACGCCACGGGGCGATCGTTCCTGTTCGCCTCGCGCGACCAGCAGGCGAAGTTCTATCCGGATCGCCAGTGGGTCACGGCCTTCGTCGGGGGCAGCTATCTGTTCCAGGAGGGGGCCGAGCGTCTGCTCGATGCGAAGTCGATGTTCTTCTACTACGCCACCGGCATCACTCCGGCGATGGCCATGGCGCGGGTTGGGTCGGGCTCCGCCTATGCGGCCACGTTCCGCGACGCGACGGGACGCTATTTCGACGGGGTCAAGACCTACAAGGTCCGGCTGCCGGGGCCGATCCCGGCCAAGGAGTTCTGGTCCTTCGTCGTCTATGACAATCAGACCCGCTCGCTGTTGGAGACTGATCAGAAGCTCGCCGGCGTGGACAGCACGCAGCCCGGTCTCAAGACCGATCCGGACGGCTCCGCGACGGTCTGGTTCGCTCCCAAGGCCCCGGCCGGGCAGGAGAGGAATTGGGTCCAGACCATGCCAGGCAAGGGCTGGAATGTGCTGTTGCGGCTATATGGTCCGCTGGAGCCCTGGTTCGACAAGAGCTGGAAGCCCGGAGATATCGAGCTGGTCGAGTAG
- a CDS encoding winged helix-turn-helix domain-containing tetratricopeptide repeat protein encodes MRFLFEDYTLDLERRELKRGQQAIPMTPQAFDLLVVLIQNRNLVISRDRLLESVWGGRIVSESTINSHINAVRHALGDNGQEQRLIRTVSRKGVHFVGLVSELDARPMPTIFNGSGNPLAGIPPVPARPSIAVLPFTNLSENPLQGYFADGITEDIIEALTRVRRLFVAARSSSFSYRGRAINVQQIGRELGVRYVLDGSLRRAADRLRVSVHLIDAVTGRNIWADRFDSVVDDIIDVQNYIATSVVGAMMPKLEQAEINRAMHAPTESMDAYEHYLRGMACFNRGGRRGLRQALTFFYMAIELDPEFGMAYCTAAWCYVLLKQSFWMDDIALESAEGARLARLAVEVENEDGRALTWGTYALGHFGEDLDVCSTHMNRALNISPHLSKPWYLSGGQKLSAGRHEEALERISQAQLIDPGKTEVREIAILSSLAHMLQGRVEEAGSWAQKAFAVAPDLPRAIGLLAASHALCGRGQEAARAMALLRQHGPELRLSGVRNWVHLRRQEDLDVFEDGLRRAGLPE; translated from the coding sequence ATGCGGTTTCTCTTTGAGGACTATACGCTCGACTTGGAGCGACGGGAGTTGAAGCGAGGTCAGCAGGCGATACCAATGACGCCTCAAGCCTTCGATCTGCTCGTCGTTCTGATACAAAACCGCAATCTGGTCATCAGCAGGGACCGCCTGCTGGAAAGCGTCTGGGGCGGCCGCATCGTATCGGAATCGACGATCAACAGCCACATCAATGCCGTGCGCCACGCCTTGGGCGATAACGGTCAGGAACAGCGTCTCATAAGGACTGTATCGCGCAAGGGCGTCCATTTCGTCGGTCTGGTCTCGGAACTGGATGCACGTCCGATGCCCACCATCTTCAATGGGTCGGGGAACCCGCTGGCGGGCATCCCCCCGGTTCCCGCAAGGCCATCGATCGCTGTTCTCCCGTTTACCAACCTAAGCGAGAATCCCCTTCAAGGATATTTTGCGGACGGTATCACGGAAGACATCATCGAGGCGTTGACGCGGGTTCGCAGGCTGTTCGTGGCGGCGCGCAGTTCGAGCTTCAGCTATCGGGGCCGAGCGATCAACGTGCAGCAGATCGGGCGCGAACTCGGCGTCCGCTATGTGCTCGATGGAAGCCTGCGTCGCGCAGCGGATCGATTGAGGGTCAGCGTGCACCTGATCGACGCAGTGACCGGAAGGAACATCTGGGCTGACCGCTTCGACAGTGTCGTGGACGACATCATCGACGTCCAGAACTACATCGCCACCAGCGTCGTTGGGGCGATGATGCCCAAGTTGGAGCAGGCCGAAATCAACAGAGCCATGCATGCGCCGACGGAAAGCATGGATGCCTACGAACACTATCTCCGGGGCATGGCCTGTTTCAACCGGGGCGGTCGCAGGGGCTTGCGCCAGGCGCTGACCTTTTTCTACATGGCGATAGAGCTCGATCCCGAGTTCGGGATGGCCTATTGCACCGCAGCCTGGTGTTACGTCCTGCTCAAGCAATCCTTCTGGATGGATGACATTGCACTTGAGAGCGCGGAGGGAGCCCGTCTGGCGCGCCTTGCCGTCGAGGTCGAAAACGAGGATGGACGGGCCCTGACGTGGGGCACCTATGCCCTGGGGCATTTCGGCGAGGATCTCGACGTCTGCTCGACTCATATGAACAGGGCGCTGAACATCAGTCCGCACCTCTCCAAACCCTGGTACTTGAGCGGGGGACAGAAACTGTCGGCCGGTCGGCACGAGGAGGCGTTGGAGCGCATCTCGCAGGCACAACTCATTGATCCAGGCAAGACGGAAGTGCGCGAAATTGCGATCCTGTCCTCCCTGGCCCACATGCTCCAGGGCCGTGTCGAGGAGGCCGGATCATGGGCACAAAAGGCCTTCGCGGTTGCGCCTGACCTGCCACGGGCGATCGGCCTGCTGGCGGCGAGCCATGCGCTTTGCGGGAGAGGCCAGGAGGCTGCTCGGGCGATGGCACTCCTGAGGCAGCATGGCCCTGAGCTGCGCCTTTCCGGTGTCAGGAACTGGGTCCATCTCCGTCGCCAGGAAGACCTCGATGTCTTCGAGGACGGCCTCCGTCGAGCGGGCTTGCCCGAATAG
- a CDS encoding sensor histidine kinase, giving the protein MSPTTLEVRDAYRAGSSEVHRSQDSSLTPIPPGVVHDLGNLIQIATSAVSVVASRLGDASDPSTVRAVAGATTSLEQAGALIRQTMSMARAAGKALDLVDVALFLNEFEVLIQPSWRPNIRLDLLIGSDLPAVLCDRIGLQNAVLNLIFNARDAMPDGGTISISAVAEDYALGAAVIIRVTDTGLGMSEQTMARAFDPCFSTKDGGLGGFGLSMVRSFALEVDGSVDIQSSLSTGTTVTLRLPCNGRQESPAAGPILAATD; this is encoded by the coding sequence ATGTCGCCAACGACACTTGAAGTGCGTGATGCGTACCGGGCAGGGTCTTCCGAGGTCCACCGAAGTCAGGATTCGAGCCTCACACCGATCCCGCCCGGCGTGGTGCATGACCTCGGCAACCTGATCCAGATCGCAACGTCGGCGGTGAGTGTCGTAGCAAGCCGGCTGGGCGATGCTTCCGATCCATCGACCGTACGGGCGGTTGCCGGTGCGACGACATCCCTCGAGCAGGCTGGTGCCCTCATCCGGCAGACCATGAGCATGGCCCGCGCTGCGGGCAAGGCATTGGATCTCGTCGATGTGGCCCTGTTCCTGAATGAGTTCGAGGTTCTGATCCAGCCATCCTGGAGACCTAACATTAGGCTCGATCTCCTGATCGGCTCCGATCTTCCGGCGGTTTTGTGTGATCGGATTGGCCTGCAAAATGCCGTCTTGAACCTAATCTTCAACGCTCGCGATGCCATGCCCGACGGCGGGACAATCTCGATCTCGGCGGTCGCGGAGGATTACGCCTTGGGGGCTGCCGTCATCATCCGTGTCACGGACACGGGCCTAGGGATGAGCGAGCAGACAATGGCGCGAGCATTCGACCCTTGCTTCTCCACGAAGGATGGCGGGCTTGGCGGCTTCGGCCTCTCGATGGTCAGGAGTTTCGCCCTCGAGGTCGACGGGAGCGTCGACATCCAGAGCAGCCTCAGCACAGGCACGACCGTGACCCTGCGACTGCCATGCAACGGACGGCAGGAATCCCCTGCGGCCGGACCTATCCTGGCGGCGACCGATTGA
- a CDS encoding cupin domain-containing protein, whose translation MKMLTGAVALCMLSAASAAIAQTRKPGEASRIAGSVNAKVTLVYEHALPGLPGKSLKGVLVEYGPGGQSPAHTHAKSALIYATVIEGAVSSKINGGPVRIYRVGENWTELPGDHHGVSANASRTEPAKILAVFVVDDGDTELTIPDRN comes from the coding sequence ATGAAGATGCTCACAGGCGCAGTCGCGCTCTGCATGCTGTCGGCTGCCTCCGCCGCCATTGCCCAAACCAGGAAGCCTGGTGAGGCTAGCCGGATTGCAGGGTCCGTGAATGCCAAGGTCACTCTGGTTTACGAACACGCCCTGCCGGGGCTTCCCGGCAAGAGCCTGAAGGGCGTGCTGGTCGAGTACGGTCCGGGCGGTCAATCGCCGGCCCATACCCATGCGAAATCGGCCCTCATCTATGCAACGGTCATAGAGGGTGCGGTGAGCAGCAAGATCAACGGCGGGCCGGTCAGGATCTACCGCGTCGGGGAGAATTGGACTGAACTGCCCGGCGACCACCATGGCGTGAGTGCGAACGCGAGCAGGACTGAGCCGGCGAAGATCCTCGCCGTCTTCGTCGTCGACGACGGCGACACCGAGCTCACAATACCAGACAGGAATTGA
- a CDS encoding AAA family ATPase, translating into MVNSPYIIEHLHPNAGSSYQNLIPGELSFETITLGELVRLNLPKRQQVIAPIIPVQGLAMLYAARGIGKTHVALGLSYAVSCGSTFLRWQAHKPRRVLYLDGEMPAQALQERARQIIAASPHQPPAEDYFRLLSMDRQSLGLSLNLAKPEHQAALEPHLIGVELVVIDNISTLVSGGRENDADSWDAMQAWLLQLRRKGISVLLIHHAGRGDNARGTSKREDVLDTVIQLKRPEDYDPEEGARFEVHLTKARGVFGEDALPFEAKLEVIDGQAHWTCKTLQDHELVQVEELSQAGMSVRDIAAQTGLSRSRVNRMQKKLREEGRLRH; encoded by the coding sequence ATGGTGAACTCTCCATACATCATTGAACACCTTCACCCTAATGCGGGCTCATCATATCAAAACCTTATCCCTGGGGAACTGAGCTTTGAGACGATCACCTTGGGCGAACTTGTCCGACTGAACCTCCCAAAACGGCAGCAGGTCATCGCTCCCATCATACCTGTACAAGGATTAGCCATGCTCTATGCAGCGCGCGGAATCGGCAAAACCCACGTGGCCTTGGGGCTGAGCTATGCAGTGAGCTGTGGCAGCACGTTTCTCCGATGGCAGGCACACAAGCCGCGCCGAGTCCTGTATCTTGATGGAGAGATGCCCGCGCAGGCTCTTCAGGAGCGTGCTCGGCAGATTATCGCCGCAAGTCCGCACCAGCCTCCTGCAGAGGACTACTTCCGGCTTCTGTCGATGGACAGGCAGTCTTTGGGGTTGTCTCTCAATCTGGCAAAGCCAGAGCACCAAGCTGCTTTGGAGCCCCACCTGATCGGCGTCGAACTTGTCGTGATCGACAACATCTCGACCCTGGTCAGTGGCGGCCGTGAAAACGATGCGGACTCCTGGGACGCCATGCAGGCTTGGCTCCTGCAACTGAGACGCAAGGGGATCAGCGTTCTGCTCATCCATCATGCTGGCCGAGGCGATAATGCTCGTGGCACCTCCAAGCGCGAGGATGTTCTGGATACGGTCATCCAGCTCAAGCGTCCGGAAGACTACGATCCCGAGGAGGGCGCCCGCTTCGAAGTTCACCTCACCAAAGCTCGGGGTGTCTTTGGCGAAGACGCCCTGCCGTTCGAAGCCAAACTCGAGGTGATTGATGGTCAGGCTCATTGGACCTGCAAGACGTTACAAGATCATGAGCTCGTCCAGGTGGAAGAGCTCTCCCAGGCGGGAATGTCCGTGAGGGACATCGCTGCACAAACCGGTCTCAGCAGATCGAGGGTAAACCGCATGCAGAAGAAACTGCGAGAAGAAGGACGACTTCGGCATTAG
- a CDS encoding SDR family oxidoreductase translates to MKIAVIGGTGLIGSKVVGQLQRLGHQVSALSRGHGVNVLTGVGLSSALTGAEIVINTIDARFPNPSEMSAFFVTAEINISRVNRAVGVTHYIALSVLGADRLALNAYYLAKLMQEDAIRTSGENYTILRSAPFFESLYAIIGDGARSDRLRLPPVHMQAIAADDVADALVCAALGPPFGEIIEVVGPESLRLTDLAAQIMAADEDPRGIVPDGAAEYLGTRLGNEELVSSKPWRIGGTRFEDWLRSSVAAA, encoded by the coding sequence ATGAAAATCGCCGTGATCGGAGGAACGGGACTGATCGGTTCGAAGGTCGTTGGCCAACTGCAACGCCTTGGACATCAGGTGAGCGCGCTGTCCAGGGGGCACGGGGTCAACGTATTGACAGGCGTTGGCCTCTCATCGGCCCTGACAGGCGCCGAGATCGTGATCAACACCATAGACGCTCGATTCCCCAATCCATCCGAGATGTCCGCGTTCTTCGTAACAGCCGAAATAAACATCTCGCGGGTCAACCGAGCTGTTGGGGTGACGCACTACATTGCCTTGTCTGTGCTCGGGGCGGATCGTCTGGCGCTGAACGCCTATTATCTGGCAAAGCTGATGCAGGAGGATGCAATCAGGACCTCGGGTGAGAACTATACGATCCTACGTTCGGCTCCGTTCTTCGAATCTCTTTACGCCATCATCGGAGATGGGGCTCGAAGCGATCGCTTACGTCTCCCTCCCGTCCACATGCAGGCGATTGCCGCGGATGATGTGGCCGATGCTCTTGTCTGTGCGGCGCTTGGCCCGCCATTCGGCGAGATCATCGAAGTCGTGGGGCCGGAGAGTTTGCGGCTCACGGACTTGGCTGCGCAGATCATGGCGGCGGATGAAGATCCCAGAGGCATCGTCCCGGACGGAGCTGCGGAATACCTAGGCACGCGGCTCGGAAACGAGGAGCTTGTCTCAAGCAAGCCCTGGCGGATCGGTGGAACGCGATTTGAGGACTGGCTGCGCAGCTCCGTTGCCGCCGCCTGA
- a CDS encoding alpha/beta fold hydrolase, translating into MSYVTTKDGVQIFYKDWGPRNGQPIVFHHGWPLSSDDWDAQLLFFVSHGYRVVAHDRRGHGRSSQVSDGHDMDHYAADAAAVFEHLDLRNAVHVGHSTGGGEATRYVAAHGKGRVAKLVLIGAVPPLMVKTDRNPGGLPISVFDDFRKNLAADRAQYYLEIPSGPFYGFNREGATTIPGVVQNWWRQGMMGGAKAQYDSIKAFSETDFTEDLKVIEVPTLVMHGEDDQIVPVDDSARLSIKLLKKGTLKTYPNFPHGMATTHADVVNRDLLSFIKG; encoded by the coding sequence ATGAGCTATGTGACCACGAAGGATGGTGTCCAGATCTTCTACAAGGACTGGGGACCGCGTAACGGACAGCCCATCGTTTTCCACCATGGCTGGCCCCTGAGTTCTGACGATTGGGATGCACAGTTGCTCTTCTTCGTGTCCCACGGCTACCGCGTGGTGGCCCATGATCGAAGGGGGCACGGACGGTCGAGCCAGGTCAGCGACGGTCACGACATGGATCATTATGCGGCCGATGCGGCCGCCGTCTTTGAGCACCTCGACCTGCGCAATGCAGTCCATGTCGGCCATTCCACGGGCGGCGGCGAGGCGACACGTTATGTGGCGGCCCACGGCAAGGGGCGCGTTGCCAAGCTCGTGCTGATCGGCGCCGTTCCACCGCTCATGGTGAAGACCGACAGGAATCCGGGAGGGCTGCCGATTTCCGTCTTCGACGACTTCCGGAAGAACCTCGCGGCCGATCGAGCGCAGTACTACCTCGAGATTCCGTCCGGACCCTTCTACGGCTTCAATCGCGAGGGCGCGACGACCATCCCTGGTGTTGTCCAGAACTGGTGGCGCCAGGGCATGATGGGAGGCGCCAAGGCGCAGTACGACAGCATCAAGGCGTTCTCCGAGACGGACTTCACCGAGGATCTGAAGGTCATCGAGGTCCCGACCCTGGTCATGCACGGCGAGGACGATCAGATCGTTCCAGTCGACGACAGTGCGAGACTGTCGATCAAGCTCCTCAAGAAGGGTACCTTGAAGACTTACCCGAACTTCCCCCATGGCATGGCGACGACGCACGCCGACGTGGTGAACCGGGACCTCCTCTCGTTCATCAAAGGCTGA
- a CDS encoding carboxymuconolactone decarboxylase family protein, whose product MTQRLNYAHQSPELFKKLAEFSGAVKSGAIDKRILSLVEIRTSQINGCAFCLDMHIKEARIHGERELRIHHLSIWHESSLFDARERAALAWAEAVTRLPAQGVPDDLYTEVRGQFSEKEISDLTFAVMAINAWNRASIAFRAEPGSADKLYGLDKADLH is encoded by the coding sequence ATGACGCAGCGTCTGAATTATGCCCACCAATCGCCCGAGCTCTTCAAGAAGCTGGCGGAATTCTCCGGTGCCGTGAAGTCCGGCGCGATCGACAAGCGGATCCTTTCCCTCGTCGAGATCCGAACCTCGCAGATCAACGGCTGCGCCTTCTGCCTCGACATGCACATCAAGGAAGCGCGAATCCATGGCGAGCGGGAACTGCGCATTCACCATCTGTCCATCTGGCACGAGTCGTCGCTCTTCGACGCGCGGGAGCGAGCAGCGCTTGCCTGGGCGGAGGCGGTCACCCGCCTGCCCGCGCAGGGTGTGCCGGACGACCTTTACACAGAGGTCCGTGGTCAGTTCTCCGAGAAGGAGATCTCGGATCTGACGTTCGCCGTCATGGCGATCAACGCCTGGAATCGGGCCAGCATCGCCTTCCGTGCCGAGCCGGGCTCGGCCGACAAGCTGTACGGCCTAGACAAGGCCGATCTGCACTAG
- a CDS encoding DUF1254 domain-containing protein, whose amino-acid sequence MTHLRLSRIATAALMATALTSLGTVPAWAQPIEAGRALSATSLKEHEAFAIAKDAYVYGYPLVTMEMTRRVFTNVDQPGGSRAPMGQLVSKREYPTAAYRDVTAPNADTLYTSGFINIGQEPYVLSLPEMNGRYYLFPMLSAWTNVIADPGTRTTGTGPQTYAITGPGWKGALPDGVKEIKSPTDMVWFIGRLYSTGTPEDYKAVWAIQDQIKLVPLSAYGKPYTPPPGKVDPAIDMKTAVRTQVNRLEPGPYFNLLAQLMKDNPPPPEDAPMLARMAKIGIAPGRNFDTRQLDPEIAKGVERAHRAGWEEIMAGIRTVGTLENGWVVATTLGRYGTDYLKRATVTAVGLGANLPQDAVYPTTSVDSAGRKLTGSEKYVIHFDKGRLPPVNGFWSLTMYDANYFFVANPLNRYTLSQRNQLAQNPDGSIDLYLQSEPPGAGKEANWLPAPASDMNLMLRLYWPKETSPSILNGTWEPPKVERASDRQASAALEQSRLVPTSAGIPAETGSAGPGPVAGSSTVGVAIVDVRTLYSGYSVKNQILGREIYNDRGERVGHVTDLIVAPDKVATYAIVGTGGFLDLGEHLTAVPVSQFTLKDGEIMLPNATRQSLEAMPRFVRASNE is encoded by the coding sequence ATGACCCATTTACGTCTTTCGAGGATCGCCACGGCGGCCCTGATGGCGACCGCCCTCACCTCCCTCGGCACGGTCCCTGCCTGGGCGCAGCCCATCGAGGCCGGCCGGGCCCTGTCGGCCACGAGCCTCAAGGAGCACGAGGCCTTTGCCATCGCCAAGGACGCCTATGTCTATGGCTATCCGCTCGTCACCATGGAGATGACCCGGCGCGTCTTCACCAACGTCGACCAGCCTGGCGGATCGCGCGCCCCGATGGGTCAACTGGTCAGCAAGCGCGAATACCCGACCGCCGCCTACCGGGACGTGACGGCCCCGAACGCCGACACTCTCTACACCTCGGGCTTCATCAACATCGGCCAGGAACCCTACGTGCTCTCCCTGCCGGAGATGAACGGGCGCTACTACCTGTTCCCGATGCTCTCCGCCTGGACCAACGTCATCGCCGACCCGGGCACGCGCACCACCGGAACCGGACCTCAGACCTACGCCATCACAGGGCCGGGCTGGAAGGGTGCGCTGCCAGATGGTGTGAAGGAGATCAAATCACCGACCGACATGGTCTGGTTCATCGGCCGCCTCTACTCGACGGGCACGCCGGAAGACTACAAGGCGGTCTGGGCAATCCAGGACCAGATCAAGCTTGTGCCGCTCAGCGCCTACGGCAAGCCCTACACTCCGCCGCCCGGCAAGGTGGACCCGGCCATCGACATGAAGACGGCCGTGCGCACCCAGGTCAACCGCCTGGAGCCCGGCCCCTACTTCAACCTGCTGGCGCAGTTGATGAAGGACAATCCGCCCCCGCCGGAGGATGCCCCGATGCTCGCCCGCATGGCGAAGATCGGCATCGCCCCGGGGCGTAACTTCGACACGCGCCAGCTCGATCCCGAGATCGCCAAGGGCGTCGAGCGTGCCCACCGGGCCGGCTGGGAAGAGATCATGGCGGGCATCCGCACGGTCGGCACCCTAGAAAACGGTTGGGTGGTCGCCACGACGCTCGGGCGCTATGGAACGGACTATCTCAAGCGCGCCACGGTCACCGCCGTCGGGCTGGGCGCGAACCTGCCGCAGGATGCCGTCTACCCGACGACGAGCGTCGACTCGGCGGGCCGGAAGCTGACCGGGTCCGAGAAGTACGTGATCCATTTCGACAAGGGCCGACTGCCGCCGGTCAACGGCTTCTGGTCCCTGACCATGTACGATGCGAACTACTTCTTCGTCGCCAATCCCCTCAACCGCTATACCCTGAGCCAGCGCAACCAGCTCGCCCAGAATCCGGACGGGTCAATCGACCTCTATCTCCAGAGCGAGCCGCCCGGAGCCGGCAAGGAGGCCAACTGGCTGCCGGCTCCGGCCAGCGACATGAACCTGATGCTACGGCTCTACTGGCCCAAGGAGACCTCTCCGTCGATCCTGAACGGCACCTGGGAGCCGCCGAAGGTGGAGCGGGCCAGCGATCGGCAGGCCAGTGCCGCCTTGGAGCAGAGCAGGCTCGTGCCGACCAGCGCCGGCATCCCGGCAGAGACCGGCAGTGCCGGACCAGGCCCTGTCGCGGGCTCCTCGACAGTCGGCGTCGCGATCGTGGACGTGCGGACGCTCTACAGCGGCTACAGCGTCAAGAACCAGATCCTCGGGCGCGAGATCTACAACGACAGGGGTGAGCGCGTCGGCCATGTCACGGATCTGATCGTGGCACCCGACAAGGTGGCAACCTACGCCATCGTCGGAACCGGCGGCTTCCTCGACCTCGGGGAGCACCTGACGGCGGTGCCCGTCAGCCAGTTCACCCTGAAGGACGGCGAGATCATGCTGCCGAACGCGACCAGGCAGTCGCTGGAAGCCATGCCCCGGTTCGTGCGGGCGAGCAACGAGTAG